The following DNA comes from Fibrobacter sp..
GAGAATGCCCTTCACGGCATCTTCCTGGCTTTCGAACACCACGGCGGGGCCGGTGAACTTGAAGATGGATTCGTCGACGCCGGCGGTCTTCACGATGCAGCCGTCAATTGCGAGGTTACCGTACAGAACAGCGAGGCCGCCGTCCTTGGTGTAGGCGTGTTCGCCGTCGCGGATAGCACCCGTGGCGCGGTCGAGGTCGTGGTCGGGGTACATGAAGTTCTGCGAGAAGGCGACCAGGTTGTACTTGCGGCCCGGGCCTGCGAGGTAGCGCTGCTTGGCTTCTTCGCTGGGGTTGCGCTTGAGGTCGTTCACTTCCAGGGCTTCGCCCATGGTCTTTGCGTGGACGGTCTTCGCGTCCTTGTGGAGGAGTCCCATGCGGTCCAGTTCACCGAGGATGCCCATGATGCCACCGGCGCGGTTCACGTTTTCCACGTGGATGTTGTGAACGGTGGGGGCCACCTTGCAGATGCACGGCGTGTTGCGGGAAAGGCGGTCGATGTCCTTCATGGTGAAGTCCACACCCGCTTCCTGAGCGACAGCGAGCAAGTGGAGCACGGTGTTAGAGGAACCGCCCATGGCGATGTCGAGGCGCATGGCATTTTCGAAGGCTTCCTTCGTGGCGATGCTACGCGGGAGGATGCTTTCGTCATTCAAATCGTAATACTGGTGGCAGAGTTCCACGATGCGCTTACCGGCAGCTTCAAACAGCTTCTTGCGTTCGGCGTGGGTCGCGACGATGGTGCCGTTGCCAGGGAGGCTAAGGCCTAGCGCTTCGGTCAGGGAGTTCATGGAGTTTGCGGTGAACATGCCGGAGCAGGAACCGCAAGTGGGGCAGGAGTTCGCTTCGATGGCGGCCACTTCCTCGTCGCTGATGGTGTTGTCGGCGGAATCGATCATGGCGTCAATCAGGTCGAGGGCGCGGTCCTTGCCGTCCTTCGTGGTCACGTGGCCGGCTTCCATCGGGCCGCCGCTCACGAAAATTGCCGGAATGTTGAGGCGCATGGCGGCCATGAGCATACCCGGAGTCACCTTGTCGCAGTTGGAGATGCACACGAGGGCATCGGCGCGGTGGGCGTTTGCCATGTATTCGGTGGAGTCTGCAATCAGGTCGCGGCTGGGGAGGCTGTAGAGCATGCCGTCGTGGCCCATGGCGATACCGTCATCGACCGCGATGGTGTTCATTTCCTTCGCGACACCGCCCGCGGCTTCAATCGCGCGGGCGACCACCTGGCCTAAGTCCTTCAGGTGAACGTGGCCCGGAACAAACTGGGTATAGCTGTTCACCACGCAAATCACCGGCTTGCCAAAGTCTTCCACCTTGGTTCCTGTTGCGTGCCAAAGGGCGCGTGCACCGGCCATTTCACGGCCTTCCATAGTCTTGAGCGAACGAAGTTTCGGCATAATATAGTCCTTGTGTTTAAAAGATGTCATCCCTGCAAGAGAATGTCATCCTCGTGAGAGAATGTCATCCCCGCCCGTTCGGCTTGCTCAGGGCAGGCTCCGGCGGGGATCCCCTTTACGTTGCACGATAATGTAGCAAAAAGCAGGCCCACAAAAAAACACCCGCCTTGCGGCAGGTGCTTTATGGAGGTTAATGTTAAAAGATTAGTACTTGTCCTTCAGCACTTGCGGACACTCAACTTCCCTATAGGTGTGCTTGGGGTTGCCGGCTGCTTCCATGAAGTTGGCCAGGAACAGGCATCCTTGCTTGGCTTGAGAGTCGCTTCCGAAGGACGTGTTGCACTTGTTGACCAAGCATTCCTTGCGCCTGGTATAAATTTCCTGTTCGGATCCGCTATATCCGGCTTCGTTTTCGCAGACGCTCAAAAGTCCACCATAGCGTTCGCCCATGTTTCCGCTCCAACCCATCAGGGAACTACAGCCGTCAAACGCTCCATATCCACCGCCCGGAATCATGATGTCGAATTGCTGGTGGTTCACATCGTAGCCAATGTTGGAGGCCATGACGATGAGTTTCTTGCCTTTGAGTTTTTTGTGGTTCAATATGGTTTCGTACTTGCCCTCACCAGTGAAGGAAAGTTCGAAACACCTACCGCAAGCAGCATTCGTCGGAACGGCTGCGAATGCAAAGCCTATATTGTCGCATCCGTTAATGGTAAACGGAATCTGGCTAATGCATGTTGCCATAGGGCCACCATCACAGACACTCTTTGCACCCCAGTCAGTCGACTTCGTAACGCCCTTGTTTGAACACTGGCTTGCAAGGTTCTGCGTGTTTTCCTTCCAGGAACAACTGGGCTTGCAGCAATCCCAATAACGGCTAGCGAAACCACTGCCAGAATCACCACCCTTGGCGACAATATTCGGACAGCTTCCGCTCTGCTGGCTTGTGGAACTCGGCGTCTGTTGCTTACTGCTGGAACTCTTGGGCTTGGAAGAAGAACTCTGGCCCGGGTTCTGGGAAGCACTGCTTTGCGGGGTCACAGTACCGCCGCCCATGCTTTTGCAATCTTTGCCAGTCGGGTCATAATAACAATTCATGGTGCAAGACTTGTCGTAGGCGTACTGTTCGTCGTGGGGGCCTTTTTGGTTGTCGTAATAGGCGACACATTTGCCCGAAGGTGCGTCGTAGCACTGACCGTCACACTGTCCGCTCTGTTGTGCGGCAGCAGAGGAGGTGGGGGTATTGTGGGTTCCGCTGGAGTTGGAACTGGTGCTGGCTGCACTGTTACCGCCAGGATTGGTTCCAGGATTAGTTCCCGCAGATGTCGGGTTGGTT
Coding sequences within:
- a CDS encoding glycosyl hydrolase family 5 encodes the protein MKFPFFKTLLLTGALLLAWNCTDSTTVPMGALSGMSENVHVIDIGPNENLYIAEDGTVYDSQWNVFGTFSEGSIVTNEGETFLTGVDLNERPQAKIIETNGGTKMVEFDDGTVTDIQGNNIGTVDEGGNVVGDNGEIIAENPDAPAVASSASGTNPTSAGTNPGTNPGGNSAASTSSNSSGTHNTPTSSAAAQQSGQCDGQCYDAPSGKCVAYYDNQKGPHDEQYAYDKSCTMNCYYDPTGKDCKSMGGGTVTPQSSASQNPGQSSSSKPKSSSSKQQTPSSTSQQSGSCPNIVAKGGDSGSGFASRYWDCCKPSCSWKENTQNLASQCSNKGVTKSTDWGAKSVCDGGPMATCISQIPFTINGCDNIGFAFAAVPTNAACGRCFELSFTGEGKYETILNHKKLKGKKLIVMASNIGYDVNHQQFDIMIPGGGYGAFDGCSSLMGWSGNMGERYGGLLSVCENEAGYSGSEQEIYTRRKECLVNKCNTSFGSDSQAKQGCLFLANFMEAAGNPKHTYREVECPQVLKDKY
- the ilvD gene encoding dihydroxy-acid dehydratase; translated protein: MPKLRSLKTMEGREMAGARALWHATGTKVEDFGKPVICVVNSYTQFVPGHVHLKDLGQVVARAIEAAGGVAKEMNTIAVDDGIAMGHDGMLYSLPSRDLIADSTEYMANAHRADALVCISNCDKVTPGMLMAAMRLNIPAIFVSGGPMEAGHVTTKDGKDRALDLIDAMIDSADNTISDEEVAAIEANSCPTCGSCSGMFTANSMNSLTEALGLSLPGNGTIVATHAERKKLFEAAGKRIVELCHQYYDLNDESILPRSIATKEAFENAMRLDIAMGGSSNTVLHLLAVAQEAGVDFTMKDIDRLSRNTPCICKVAPTVHNIHVENVNRAGGIMGILGELDRMGLLHKDAKTVHAKTMGEALEVNDLKRNPSEEAKQRYLAGPGRKYNLVAFSQNFMYPDHDLDRATGAIRDGEHAYTKDGGLAVLYGNLAIDGCIVKTAGVDESIFKFTGPAVVFESQEDAVKGILDPNVVKAGDVVVIRYEGPKGGPGMQEMLYPTSYLKSRHLGKLCALLTDGRFSGGTSGLSIGHASPEAANKGNIGLVHTGDVIEIDIPNRSINVQLTDDELAARRKEMEARGAKAWQPEHRDRVVSKALQAYAAMASSADKGAVRDLSLIGIK